From Juglans regia cultivar Chandler chromosome 9, Walnut 2.0, whole genome shotgun sequence:
CAAAGCTATTGCTGTCAGTTCCAAGATGCAGATAAAGGACCAGTTCAGTTGGAGGCCTCCTCCTCAGGGAGTACTCCTCCTCAGGGAGTACTCAAGCTAAATACAGATGGTGCAATGTTTTCCAATCTACAAAAGGCTGGTATTGGTGTCATTTTAAAGGATGCATCCGGGATGGTGGTAATGGCAGCTTCTAAACATGAACCAGAGGTGGAAGAACCAGAGGCTATTGAATTGTTGGCAATTTTCAGAGGCATGCATTTTTGTTCTACTATGGGCATTGCGCAAATTGAAATAGAATCTGATTGTTTGTTGATGATTCAGTCATTGCAGAAGGAGGATATATATGTTGGATTCCATGCTTGGAAACTTGTTTTCTGAAATTAAAAGACTATGCAGTTGTTTTGAGagtatttcttttaaacatgtttatagagagggtAATAGGGCTGCTCATGAGCTAGCTCGTTATGCTTGGAGAGTTGATGATCTTGAAATGTGATGGGATAGTATTCCAGATTTTCTTTCTCGAACCTTATGGTTTGATAAATGTCTGTAATCTTTTTTTATCTCAATGATGAAGTTggtatttatcaaaaaagaaattctcGGCATCATGCactaacaatttttttgttctttatttttttcttgagaatattttgtttttatggaaTCAGATTTATTGAAGAAAGCATTATTAATGGCTTATTCTACATGTTGATCACAGGTTCTTTCATATATAGCTTTATATAATAGCTTGCTTGTAATTAGTACTGTTTTTACTTATGTATATAAGTGATCTGGTTCTGAAATTTTCTTTGAAAccttcaattattatttttttaattaaaggtaTCATTTCCCTTCAATCCCCTTATAATTAAAGAGAAGCGAAATGAACTCATGGGTCAGGGTATCTAATTGGAAAGATATCCAGTTACAAATCAGTATTGTTGCATCTATAAGTGTGCCTTTTTCATTGTTTAATGATTCTCTAATTTCTCATCCTTGTAATTAGCCAATCTGCTTTGGCATCCCGAAATTCAGTTAGACATCGATAAGCATGCAAGCATCTCCAGCTATTTTACCACGACATTTTCTTCAATGGTACGGATGCTGCAAACGCAACAACGACCAAAGTTGCAAACGAGACAGATCAGCGTGGCGATTTCCACTTTGGCAGGCTGGTTGTGTTCGATGATCCTATTACAGTAGACAACC
This genomic window contains:
- the LOC108997307 gene encoding dirigent protein 5-like, producing the protein MGGNEFVLGKKENGAIFSFAMWDAFQDADKGPVQLEASSSGSTPPQGVLKLNTDGAMFSNLQKAGIGVILKDASGMVVMAASKHEPEVEEPEAIELLAIFRACKHLQLFYHDIFFNGTDAANATTTKVANETDQRGDFHFGRLVVFDDPITVDNHLLSPPVARAQGFFFYNKKDDFNAWFAYTLVFNSSQHKGTINIMGVVLMVEKSRDFSVVGGTGDFFMTRRIVTIQTDAFEGDFYFRLKMDIKTL